In Paenibacillus sp. BIC5C1, a genomic segment contains:
- a CDS encoding Ger(x)C family spore germination protein, translated as MSSFRRQFTILLTLLLLLFTSGCWSSKEIEDLSVYVGLGLDVADESKFEKSINQQGGHYPKNNNFTATVQIVPRIGPKQENQKNAGASVGQSFLNERLTGDSLFQIFRQFALRRDRPLIGHHLKVIVVSHELTKKYSLEQLLDFILRDNDIRPSSLVLVSHGTALEALSSKEPGEIPAFYLKGVVANSYRSNKILPPVSLAKLDGKMQSGASFLLQNVLTAEGEHKFSGAEIYKGKTKKWIGSLNQIELEGLSWITGEAQEGAVKSYAPPKGHTVTYEIKSSKSKITPKVQGDNISFHVKIESEGQLMEDWSAPEIPSTDEYIQGLEVQFADTVKEQIHQVMGKMQNTYRVEVAGFGEQLRIKYPKVWTKVKKNWDETFSQIPVTYDVKLNIKDSGSSTD; from the coding sequence TTGAGCAGCTTCAGAAGGCAGTTCACCATTTTGTTAACATTGTTGCTGCTATTGTTTACGTCTGGATGCTGGAGCAGTAAAGAAATCGAAGATCTAAGTGTTTATGTGGGTTTAGGGCTTGACGTGGCTGACGAATCAAAATTTGAAAAGAGTATTAATCAACAAGGGGGTCATTATCCCAAGAATAACAATTTTACAGCTACCGTACAGATCGTTCCGCGAATTGGACCCAAACAGGAAAATCAAAAAAATGCCGGTGCTTCCGTGGGGCAGTCTTTTTTGAATGAAAGGTTAACCGGAGATTCCCTGTTTCAGATCTTTCGTCAGTTTGCTCTAAGAAGAGACCGTCCGCTTATTGGTCATCATTTAAAGGTCATTGTTGTTTCCCATGAATTGACCAAGAAATATAGCCTGGAGCAGCTACTTGATTTTATTTTGCGAGATAATGATATCCGTCCTAGCTCCCTTGTTCTGGTAAGTCATGGAACAGCCTTGGAAGCTCTTAGCTCCAAGGAGCCGGGTGAGATCCCAGCGTTTTATTTGAAGGGGGTGGTGGCTAACTCATACCGCTCCAACAAGATTCTCCCTCCAGTATCTCTCGCGAAACTTGACGGGAAGATGCAGTCAGGAGCAAGCTTTTTACTGCAAAATGTCCTTACAGCTGAAGGTGAGCATAAATTCTCAGGGGCAGAGATCTATAAAGGAAAAACGAAAAAGTGGATCGGATCCTTAAATCAGATTGAACTTGAAGGATTGTCCTGGATAACTGGGGAGGCCCAAGAAGGAGCGGTGAAATCGTACGCTCCGCCTAAGGGGCATACGGTAACGTACGAAATCAAGTCTAGCAAGAGTAAAATTACGCCAAAAGTTCAAGGCGATAACATTTCTTTTCATGTAAAGATTGAATCAGAAGGCCAACTGATGGAAGATTGGAGTGCTCCAGAGATTCCTTCAACAGATGAGTACATTCAGGGTTTGGAGGTACAGTTTGCGGATACCGTCAAAGAACAAATACATCAGGTTATGGGTAAAATGCAGAATACCTATCGGGTGGAAGTAGCCGGATTTGGAGAGCAGTTAAGGATCAAATATCCTAAAGTATGGACAAAGGTCAAAAAAAACTGGGATGAAACGTTTAGTCAAATTCCCGTGACATATGATGTGAAGTTGAATATTAAAGATTCCGGTTCATCGACGGATTAA
- a CDS encoding spore germination protein — protein sequence MNRKQDQLTTVQAAAFIINYMLGAGILTLPRTTVTAAGTPDVWISIILSGLFVMLMGIILVTLCRRFPGKTVFQFTEEITGKWIAYILGVIIIAYFITISAFEIRVMADVTGLYLLEGTPVWAIVMVFMWIGFYLISGGVNSMARLYEIILPITLILFVLAIFLSSNLFEINNLRPVLGEGIMPVIKGLKPTTLAYTGYEIMFVVMAFMRNPEKGKKAMVWGILIPMGIYLITLVMVIGSLSIEGMKTRTWPTLDLMRSFEIEGLVFERFESLLLVIWIMQIFSTSTITHYAASLGCSQLFKKKLLPFMIILLPIIYIIAMLPENANDTFKLGDAVGNVSIYLFGVVPLLLLLLSMIRKKGGKYN from the coding sequence ATGAATCGTAAACAAGACCAACTGACGACAGTTCAAGCCGCAGCCTTTATCATCAACTACATGTTGGGTGCAGGAATCCTCACACTTCCTCGAACCACGGTGACGGCTGCAGGTACGCCTGACGTATGGATTTCAATAATATTGTCCGGTCTGTTCGTTATGTTGATGGGGATAATCCTGGTGACTCTGTGCCGACGATTTCCAGGGAAGACGGTTTTCCAATTCACTGAGGAAATTACGGGAAAGTGGATTGCTTATATCTTGGGAGTAATAATCATCGCATATTTCATTACTATCTCTGCCTTTGAAATCAGGGTGATGGCTGATGTCACCGGTTTATATTTATTGGAGGGAACCCCGGTATGGGCCATTGTCATGGTGTTTATGTGGATCGGTTTTTATCTGATCTCAGGTGGTGTCAATTCGATGGCTCGCTTGTATGAGATCATTTTGCCCATTACGCTAATTCTTTTTGTGCTGGCCATTTTTCTGAGCAGTAACCTGTTTGAAATCAATAATTTGAGACCTGTGTTGGGAGAGGGGATTATGCCTGTTATTAAAGGTCTTAAGCCTACGACTTTAGCGTATACAGGTTATGAAATCATGTTTGTAGTGATGGCTTTTATGAGAAATCCGGAAAAGGGAAAGAAGGCCATGGTCTGGGGCATCCTTATTCCTATGGGCATCTACTTGATCACCTTGGTTATGGTCATTGGCAGCTTATCCATTGAAGGCATGAAAACAAGAACGTGGCCAACCCTTGACTTGATGCGCAGCTTTGAAATCGAAGGTTTGGTCTTCGAGCGATTCGAATCCTTGTTGCTGGTTATCTGGATTATGCAGATTTTCTCTACTTCTACCATTACCCATTATGCTGCTTCTCTCGGATGCTCACAATTGTTTAAGAAAAAACTGCTACCATTTATGATCATTTTGCTTCCCATCATTTACATCATTGCTATGCTACCAGAGAATGCGAACGACACGTTCAAACTAGGCGATGCTGTCGGGAATGTATCCATATATTTGTTTGGGGTTGTACCACTTTTGCTTCTGTTGTTGAGTATGATCCGAAAAAAAGGAGGAAAGTACAATTGA
- a CDS encoding methyl-accepting chemotaxis protein, which translates to MEKSLAIIRFDMDRQVTYVNEVFAQTMGYTVAEMYGMQHEQFCFDEFAKSPDYNAFWSSIFNGTSFQDKVERKDAKGNPVWLEATYMPVYDELNQNILGVSKIATNITSRQNNITAVVNELKTMSHDLNEHADIGIERSRELMSSITYISEVSAHNRATLSHLQEQARSIQGVVKTIREIASQTQLLALNAAIEAAHAGEYGRGFDVVAKEVRKLSAMVENSINEIRDSVNGITKEITNISGGTQKVEGYVERSQQQIEVALNDFTTIAASAHLLDEKAQHVTKIV; encoded by the coding sequence ATGGAGAAAAGCCTGGCTATCATTCGATTCGATATGGATCGTCAGGTTACTTATGTAAATGAAGTCTTTGCCCAGACGATGGGCTATACCGTAGCGGAGATGTACGGTATGCAGCATGAGCAATTTTGTTTCGACGAGTTCGCGAAAAGCCCTGACTATAACGCATTTTGGAGCAGTATTTTTAACGGTACTAGCTTCCAGGACAAGGTTGAACGCAAGGATGCAAAGGGAAATCCCGTATGGCTTGAGGCGACATATATGCCTGTCTATGATGAGTTGAATCAGAATATTTTGGGTGTGTCCAAAATAGCTACCAATATCACAAGCCGTCAAAATAATATTACAGCTGTAGTTAACGAACTGAAGACGATGTCACATGATTTGAATGAACATGCTGATATCGGTATTGAGCGAAGCCGTGAGCTGATGTCCAGTATCACGTATATATCTGAAGTTTCTGCCCACAACCGAGCGACACTGAGTCATTTGCAAGAACAGGCTCGTTCTATCCAGGGAGTTGTTAAAACGATCCGCGAAATTGCGTCGCAGACTCAGCTGCTGGCTCTGAACGCTGCGATTGAAGCGGCGCATGCGGGCGAATATGGGCGCGGGTTCGATGTAGTAGCCAAGGAAGTACGCAAACTATCGGCCATGGTCGAAAATTCCATTAATGAGATTCGGGATAGTGTGAATGGGATAACGAAAGAGATTACGAACATTTCTGGGGGAACACAGAAGGTAGAAGGATATGTGGAGCGAAGCCAGCAGCAGATCGAGGTCGCACTGAATGATTTTACAACCATTGCGGCGTCTGCACATCTACTGGATGAGAAGGCACAGCACGTAACCAAAATCGTATAG
- a CDS encoding MurR/RpiR family transcriptional regulator, with protein sequence MNLFTHKEQLSPGHLKIADFVERNPEDILFMTEQEIADRLGVSIATVSRFWRAVGYDNAKAFKIRLRTSEDTTPALKLNKTISRMDTDSLPVQLLEASVSHLQETLSHMKQGDLEHAAAILAEARRVYVYAPGPSAGLAELLSFRLSRFGLTVINLAGGGHEILETLMHMQREDVVLLMCFTRLLPEAEVILDYARDTGSKAVLVTDREDLLYGLATELSFYVSRGELGEFHSMVTPLLLMEQLVLAVGLRQKEQALSKLELLADLRIRYADKLPRG encoded by the coding sequence ATGAATTTGTTTACTCATAAAGAACAGCTGTCGCCAGGCCATCTGAAAATTGCTGATTTTGTTGAGCGGAATCCGGAAGATATTCTGTTCATGACGGAACAGGAGATTGCCGACAGGCTGGGAGTCAGTATTGCAACCGTATCCCGCTTCTGGCGGGCGGTTGGATATGATAATGCCAAAGCGTTTAAAATCCGGCTTCGTACATCCGAAGACACTACACCTGCCCTCAAATTAAATAAAACCATATCCCGCATGGATACGGACAGCCTTCCTGTTCAGTTACTAGAGGCCTCTGTTAGCCACTTGCAGGAGACGTTGTCCCATATGAAGCAGGGGGATCTGGAGCACGCAGCAGCCATCCTTGCAGAAGCACGAAGAGTATATGTATATGCTCCAGGGCCCTCCGCAGGATTGGCAGAATTATTGTCCTTTCGGCTATCCCGATTCGGATTGACGGTCATCAATCTAGCCGGAGGTGGTCATGAAATATTGGAAACACTGATGCACATGCAGCGGGAGGATGTTGTGCTGCTGATGTGCTTTACAAGACTCTTGCCTGAAGCAGAAGTCATTCTGGATTATGCCAGAGATACGGGCAGCAAAGCCGTACTTGTAACAGATCGGGAAGACCTCTTATATGGCTTGGCGACGGAGTTATCTTTTTATGTCAGCAGAGGGGAGCTTGGTGAATTTCATTCCATGGTTACTCCGCTCCTCTTAATGGAGCAGTTGGTGCTGGCGGTGGGATTGAGGCAGAAGGAGCAGGCGTTGTCCAAGCTGGAGTTACTCGCTGATCTGCGGATTCGGTATGCTGACAAATTGCCGCGAGGCTGA
- a CDS encoding spore germination protein has translation MWSKILAYLPEWPIWGQAFLLFLIPILYMKGYQWLRSSLKKGTFTNKDQQNQNASIISSSDEETGNYANIRLTGDYAKDLISVKTTFGQNSDVCIREFMIRGTNTPAAVIFVEGLVDHDRLDTHIFTPLMIKGVPDSERNIFEVPRDENEVKAYVKSSLLPVGELQEAETLQQAAQAVLNGKNALFIEGVASALLVGSAKGKSRSLEEPVSEALLRGPRIGFTERLSDNTGILRQFGGNNELFMSKHQVGARVKRDLVIAYIADIANAKLVTEVEKRIQNLDMDIMLESGYVEQLIEDDELSPFQQIQNTERPDRVVSGLLEGRVAILLDGTPFALIVPSTFSMLLQSPEDYYERWIPGTFLRMLRFLAATIALLAPALYISFISFHPGLIPTKLALTIIQTRQGVPFPSVIEALIMETSIEILREAGIRLPKPIGPAMGIVGGLIIGDAAVQAGIVSPFLVIVVAVTAISSFSIPTYSAGITLRILRFVGMFSAATYGLFGVVMFFLLLCSHLVRLKSFGVPYVTPAVPYSLSDWKDFFIRAPLGMMKKRPSMMHPKDPDRKK, from the coding sequence ATGTGGTCGAAAATACTTGCTTATTTGCCGGAGTGGCCAATTTGGGGACAGGCCTTTTTATTATTTTTGATACCGATATTGTACATGAAGGGGTATCAGTGGTTGCGATCATCCTTAAAGAAAGGAACCTTTACCAATAAAGATCAACAAAATCAGAATGCATCAATCATTTCTTCTTCGGACGAAGAGACTGGAAATTACGCAAATATACGGCTGACCGGGGATTATGCTAAAGATCTGATAAGTGTAAAAACAACGTTTGGGCAAAATTCAGACGTATGTATACGAGAGTTTATGATAAGAGGAACGAATACACCCGCAGCTGTCATTTTCGTGGAAGGGTTAGTTGATCATGATCGGTTAGATACTCACATCTTCACGCCCCTTATGATTAAGGGGGTTCCCGATTCAGAGCGGAATATATTTGAAGTACCAAGAGATGAAAATGAGGTCAAAGCTTACGTAAAAAGTAGTCTTTTGCCTGTTGGTGAACTTCAGGAAGCGGAGACGCTGCAACAAGCGGCGCAAGCGGTTCTTAACGGCAAAAATGCTCTATTTATTGAAGGAGTGGCCAGTGCTCTTCTTGTTGGCTCAGCCAAAGGGAAAAGTCGTAGCCTTGAAGAGCCGGTATCTGAGGCACTGCTTCGTGGGCCAAGAATCGGTTTTACGGAGCGGTTAAGTGATAATACCGGAATATTGCGGCAATTCGGAGGCAATAATGAGTTGTTTATGAGCAAACATCAGGTGGGAGCCAGGGTTAAGAGGGATCTGGTTATTGCGTATATCGCAGATATTGCCAATGCCAAGCTGGTCACCGAGGTGGAAAAACGAATCCAGAACCTGGACATGGATATCATGCTTGAATCCGGGTATGTGGAACAATTGATTGAAGATGATGAACTGAGTCCTTTTCAACAGATTCAGAATACAGAGAGGCCCGACCGTGTAGTCAGTGGGTTGTTAGAGGGGCGTGTAGCTATTTTACTGGATGGGACACCATTTGCATTAATAGTACCATCGACCTTTAGCATGCTGCTTCAATCTCCCGAAGATTATTACGAGCGCTGGATTCCGGGGACGTTTCTGCGTATGCTTCGTTTCTTGGCTGCTACGATTGCACTGCTAGCACCTGCTTTGTATATCTCCTTTATTTCATTCCATCCGGGTCTTATTCCGACCAAGCTCGCTTTAACCATTATTCAAACTAGACAAGGTGTGCCTTTCCCGTCTGTTATTGAGGCGCTGATTATGGAAACCTCGATTGAAATTTTGCGGGAAGCAGGCATACGTCTACCCAAGCCAATTGGGCCAGCAATGGGTATCGTAGGTGGTCTAATTATTGGGGATGCCGCCGTACAGGCCGGAATTGTCAGCCCCTTTCTGGTTATTGTTGTGGCAGTCACTGCGATTTCTTCATTCTCCATCCCTACATATAGTGCCGGGATAACACTTCGTATATTGCGTTTTGTAGGAATGTTCAGTGCGGCGACCTATGGATTGTTTGGGGTAGTCATGTTTTTCTTGTTGCTCTGCAGTCATCTCGTTCGGTTAAAGAGCTTTGGAGTACCTTATGTCACTCCGGCTGTACCTTACAGCTTATCGGATTGGAAAGATTTCTTTATCCGAGCACCTTTAGGAATGATGAAGAAGCGTCCAAGTATGATGCATCCAAAAGACCCTGATCGCAAAAAGTAG
- a CDS encoding ABC transporter permease, whose translation MAAMLKLSLSYLSRSKIQNLFIALLILLSTLLVSTAVIILTNTGNQFKEMHDQANGSHQILTFEKGLNDPNDVHQWWAAQEGIEVSPLLTYRTLSGIALKGTDIPNVYLYMLDTPPPPWDVDELIFSYGTSSAVPEQGTVWIPTSLANAYSISAGDTIGFKTGSSTLDLKVSGIVVDVPYGAPFTNTARVWMNPTDYQTDFDSIAGKDNYMMGIHFDDYSTNPSYWERYVNEKGTPFLETKMEFESISSFYLIINQIIGFIMIFLGIVMLVIALITIGFTISDAILANYKTIGILKSLGLTSNRTICTYVMQYSLLSVVAILPGITLSVVVSKFIINISVSSLQVGNRHIEINGISEAMLVGVSLFSLVILFVILYAKKTRSIEPVQAIRYGMSETDHARMTNRINSPLGNWVGFARLPVTVVIGIRNLIKNTKSSVLMLLLTTMASSVLVLGYVLLTSITGIYQTAAQWGYDNAHIAAVVVNKNTFPQAELKQVLGKDSRIRTVGWQGNITGVVSPESTSEMQGQSTSLYLSVLDGSYQELGFETLKGDNPRQANEVAIGVSVAKTLNKELGDLMELYIEGKKRTFIITGIYQAIANMSVSGRITIDAMRTVNPSYGDFDAIFINLIDPAQADVVAGELNEQFKASASVVTQKTLLDSVYAEAADIFVYPISLIGLLFILATFIIIFSTCRISIRKESRTYGIYKSIGMTSRRIRSSVAMGITILSTIGAVLGTLVGVYVLPMLLETVLSGYGIVYLPLILNWGGIILFAFLSISAAALGSWFSSRVIREASPRMLVIE comes from the coding sequence ATGGCTGCCATGTTGAAACTGAGCCTCTCTTACCTGAGCAGAAGTAAAATCCAAAACCTATTTATCGCTCTGCTGATTCTGCTTTCTACACTCCTGGTATCTACGGCGGTCATCATCCTGACCAACACAGGTAATCAATTTAAGGAAATGCATGATCAAGCTAATGGATCTCATCAGATTCTGACGTTTGAGAAAGGGTTGAATGATCCCAACGATGTACATCAATGGTGGGCTGCTCAGGAAGGAATCGAAGTATCTCCATTACTGACCTATCGAACATTATCAGGCATCGCCCTTAAGGGTACGGATATTCCCAACGTTTATCTTTACATGCTTGACACCCCTCCACCCCCATGGGATGTGGATGAACTCATTTTTTCATATGGAACTTCAAGCGCTGTTCCTGAGCAAGGTACGGTCTGGATTCCGACTTCATTGGCCAATGCCTACAGTATCTCGGCAGGAGATACGATAGGCTTCAAGACAGGTTCCAGCACACTTGATCTGAAGGTATCCGGCATTGTGGTCGATGTGCCATATGGAGCCCCCTTCACCAACACAGCACGCGTGTGGATGAATCCCACAGATTATCAAACGGATTTCGATTCAATCGCGGGTAAAGACAATTATATGATGGGTATCCATTTCGACGATTACAGCACCAATCCAAGCTATTGGGAACGTTACGTGAACGAGAAGGGAACTCCTTTCCTGGAAACCAAGATGGAGTTCGAGAGCATCTCCTCTTTCTATCTGATCATCAACCAAATCATTGGATTCATCATGATATTCCTAGGTATTGTTATGCTTGTAATCGCCCTTATTACTATCGGATTCACGATTTCGGATGCTATTCTGGCCAACTATAAAACGATCGGCATTCTCAAGTCACTGGGCCTCACTTCAAACAGAACCATATGTACATATGTTATGCAGTACTCCTTACTATCCGTTGTTGCCATTCTCCCGGGCATCACACTGAGCGTAGTGGTATCGAAATTTATCATTAATATCTCCGTGTCTTCCCTTCAGGTAGGCAATCGTCATATTGAGATTAACGGCATTAGTGAAGCCATGTTAGTAGGTGTGTCCCTGTTTTCACTGGTAATATTATTTGTCATTCTGTATGCAAAAAAAACACGCAGCATCGAGCCTGTTCAAGCCATCCGCTATGGAATGTCAGAGACGGATCATGCTCGCATGACAAACCGGATAAATTCGCCATTAGGTAATTGGGTTGGTTTTGCCCGTTTGCCTGTAACCGTGGTCATCGGAATTCGCAATTTGATCAAGAACACCAAAAGTTCTGTTTTGATGCTGCTGCTGACCACAATGGCTTCCTCCGTACTGGTGCTGGGGTATGTTCTATTGACCAGCATTACTGGAATTTATCAGACTGCCGCTCAATGGGGTTATGACAACGCCCATATCGCAGCTGTCGTTGTTAACAAAAATACTTTTCCCCAGGCTGAGCTGAAGCAAGTGTTAGGAAAGGACTCGAGGATTAGAACTGTAGGGTGGCAAGGAAACATTACCGGAGTAGTTAGTCCAGAATCTACATCAGAAATGCAGGGCCAATCCACCAGCCTATATCTGAGTGTACTCGACGGAAGTTATCAGGAGCTTGGGTTTGAGACGCTAAAAGGAGATAATCCTCGTCAAGCGAATGAAGTTGCCATTGGTGTAAGTGTCGCTAAGACATTAAATAAAGAACTCGGTGACCTCATGGAACTTTACATTGAGGGAAAAAAACGCACTTTCATCATCACCGGGATCTATCAAGCGATCGCCAACATGTCCGTATCAGGTCGGATTACCATCGATGCCATGAGAACGGTGAACCCGTCTTACGGTGATTTCGATGCCATTTTCATCAATTTAATAGATCCAGCGCAAGCCGATGTGGTTGCAGGTGAATTAAATGAGCAATTCAAAGCTTCCGCTTCAGTCGTAACCCAAAAAACACTGCTCGATTCGGTCTATGCAGAAGCCGCTGACATCTTCGTCTATCCTATCAGCTTAATTGGGTTATTGTTTATCCTTGCTACATTCATTATTATTTTCAGTACCTGCCGGATCAGTATCCGCAAAGAAAGCAGAACGTACGGAATCTACAAATCCATCGGCATGACATCTCGTCGCATTCGATCGTCGGTTGCCATGGGAATTACGATTTTGTCCACCATTGGAGCGGTACTGGGTACCTTAGTAGGTGTGTATGTACTACCTATGCTACTTGAGACGGTCCTTTCTGGGTATGGCATCGTATATCTTCCACTTATTTTAAATTGGGGAGGCATTATTTTGTTCGCTTTTCTAAGCATTAGCGCAGCAGCTCTTGGCTCCTGGTTCTCATCAAGAGTTATTCGTGAAGCATCCCCTCGTATGTTGGTTATTGAATAA
- a CDS encoding ABC transporter ATP-binding protein produces MAKKTIIRAQNLCKTYNTGSEQYHAIRNVDLDIYEGDFTVIMGNSGSGKSTLLYLMSGLDHVTAGEVYFRDQRIDAYSERKMSDFRIRRIGYIYQSINLVPDLSIKENIALPGYIAGTKKNEVQTRTSQLMNAMDIDGQRNRLPSQTSGGQQQRAAIARALINSPDILFADEPTGSLNYEHGNAVLDILTDINRKGQSVVMVTHDIKAACRADRLIFIRDGKVGGIMEFEKYDEHQIQDRESMVFAFVSGKE; encoded by the coding sequence GTGGCGAAAAAAACCATCATTCGTGCACAGAATCTGTGCAAGACGTACAATACGGGCAGTGAACAATATCATGCCATTCGCAACGTCGATCTTGATATTTATGAAGGGGACTTCACAGTCATCATGGGTAATTCCGGTTCAGGCAAATCAACATTACTCTATCTGATGAGCGGGCTTGACCATGTGACCGCCGGCGAAGTCTATTTTCGGGATCAACGTATTGACGCCTACAGTGAACGGAAAATGTCCGACTTCCGTATCCGCAGGATCGGATATATCTATCAGAGCATCAATCTGGTCCCTGACCTTTCCATCAAAGAAAATATCGCATTGCCGGGGTATATTGCCGGAACTAAGAAAAACGAAGTACAAACAAGAACCTCTCAACTAATGAATGCCATGGATATTGACGGTCAGCGTAATCGACTTCCTTCTCAGACTTCGGGAGGTCAGCAGCAAAGGGCTGCCATTGCACGTGCTCTAATCAATTCTCCGGATATCCTCTTTGCCGATGAACCTACTGGAAGCTTGAATTATGAACATGGCAATGCCGTGTTGGATATCTTGACCGATATCAACCGAAAAGGACAATCTGTTGTCATGGTTACACATGATATCAAGGCAGCCTGTCGGGCAGATCGGCTTATTTTCATCCGGGATGGTAAGGTTGGCGGCATTATGGAGTTTGAGAAATATGATGAACATCAGATCCAGGATCGGGAATCGATGGTCTTTGCTTTTGTGTCGGGGAAGGAGTAA